The Sneathiella limimaris region CAAGGACTATCTCGCCATAAGGATATCATAAAAGACCCACTGGAAGTCCTTCGATGTTTAGGTGGACGCGAATTCGCTGCAATGGCTGGAGCCATCTTACGCGCAAGACAGGAAGGCATACCTGTGTTACTGGATGGCTTTGTAGTCTGTGCAGCCGCAGCTGTCTTACATGCTATTCGGGAAAATGCCCTGGACCACTGTGTTGCAGGTCATTGCTCCGCTGAACCTGGGCACAAAATTCTTCTCGATAAACTGGGTCATGAGCCACTCCTTGAACTCGGCATGAGGTTGGGAGAGGGCTCTGGCGCAGCACTGTCTCTGGGCATTTTGAAGGGAGCTTTTGCGACCCACGGACACATGGCCAGTTTTGCAGAAGCTGGTGTTAGTGGTAAAGACTAACGAGCTCTTACCCTATTTATCCAATCGATTTTCCAACTGATCGTTTCGTCAGCCTGATAGACCGTCAACCTTGAAACAGACAAAGGCTCTATATCAATAAGCTGTGCCTTAACTGGCTCCAGTTCGAGTGCATTTGCAACAATCGCCCGAATGGGCCCTGCATGCGAGACAATAACCAAGTCATCCTGAACCAAGCTTTCCAACTGGGATTGAAATCGGCGGGTAACGCGTTCGCAAACGTCGCGGAAACTTTCGCCGCCGGGAGGTTGATTTTCAACAGGGTTTTCCCAGAAAGAAAGAGACTCTTCATGTCTATCGGTCCGAATTTCCTCATAGGTCAAGCCTTGCCACTCGCCGAAATTCTGCTCACGATATTGCGTCTCTTTTGTTAGCTGTATCGACTGGTTAGAGTGTGCAATGATATGGTTGGCCGTCTCTACACAGCGAGTGAGATCACTGGAGACCAGCGCAAACGAATTGGGCAATTGACTGGAAATCCAATCATACGTCTTCTGATCAGAATGATCTGCGAGAACATCCATCTGACCATACAGAAAGTTTGCACTGACAGGCGCATGTCGAACTAACCAGACCCTAAATGTTTTCACTGAATTTTCCTGACAATAGTTTAGCGTTCAAAATCTCAGATTAGCGCTTTTTCGCGTCGGAGAGAGGGGTGACCTTAGAGTCTCCATTAAACTGGTTGTTGTAGAGATCCGCATAAACGCCCTGCTTTGAAAGCAGCTCAGAATGGCTTCCACTTTCAACGACCTGTCCCTGTACAATTACATAGATGATATCGGCATCCAGAATCGTGCTCAGGCGATGGGCAATCACCACAGAAGTCCGGCCTTTCATTAGATGAGAAAGGGCAATCTGAACTTTTCTTTCCGCTTCAGCATCCAGCGCTGAGGTTGCCTCATCCAGCAAGAGAATTGGGGCATCCTTCAGCATTGCCCTGGCAATCGCTATCCGTTGTTTTTGGCCCCCAGATAACCTGACACCGTCAGATCCAACGCGGGTCTCATATCCCTGGGGCAAGCTACTGATAAAATCATGCACTGCTGCGGCTTTTGCAGCCTCAACAATTTCATCCTCAGTTGCGCCCTCGCGCCCGTACGCAATATTGGCGCGAATTGTGTCGTCAAATAGAAAGATATCCTGACTAACGAGGGAGAACTTCTCCCGCAGGGAGTTTAACGTCACATCTCTGACATCCTGGCCATCTACCAGAATAGAACCTGAGCTTACGTCATAGAAACGTGGCATCAGGTTTAGAATTGTCGACTTTCCTCCTCCGGAAGGGCCCACAAGAGCCACTCGTTGCCCGGCTCCCACCAGCAGAGAAATATCTTTCAATACTGGTGTGTGCTCTGAATAGGAAAAAGCAACAGACTTAAACTCAACTTCGCCTTTATGAAGCTCGAGCTCTGTCGCACTTGGCTTATCAACAACATGGTCTACTAGATCCAACAGATCAAAAATTCTTTGTGCTGCCGCCAGAGAGTTTTGAATTTGCGGCGCAATCTTTGCGATACTCTTTATCGGCTGATAAGCAAGCATGACAGCAGTGATAAACGCAAAGAAAGTGCCAGGTGTCGTGTCGCCACTGGTCACGCTACTAGCACCATAGAAGATTACGATGGCAATCATCAAACCCGACAAGGTTTCAACTATAGGATTGCTGGTAGCCTGAATGCGCATCGCTTTAAATTGATGAAAGAAACGACGCTCGATCTCTTTCTCACCCTTTTCTCGGGTTTTATCTTCGCGGTTATAAGCCTTAATAACCCTGATACCTTGAAAGGCCTCCTCCAGAAAAGTGCTGAAAGAACCTGTTTGCTCGAGTACCCGATGTGAAGCTTTTCGCGCCAGCTTTCCTATCTGCCGAATTGCGAGAGCTCCTGGAGGGAGAGCTATGAAAATGATGAGAGCCATTCTCCAGTCGTAATAGAACAAGGATCCAATCAAGAAAATCGCGGTCAAGCTATCCTTTGTAAATGCGACCAAAGCCTGGGTTGAACCTGTACGAAGTAGGTTTGTGTCATAGACAAAACGTGAAATCAGATTACCCGTGGAATTATCATGAAACCAAGCCAGATCCGCCCCAATCAGCTTGTCAAACATCTTCCTTTGAAGGTCAGCAATCACCCGGTTGCCAACCCAGTGCATAAAGTAAGCCTGACCAAAAGTTGCAATCCCGCGCAGACTGAATATCACGACAACTGCAATAGTGGTATAAACAACGATTTCTGGATTTTTCTCAAAAAACACTTCATCCACGATCGGCTTCATTAGAAAAGCTGTCGCTGTCGTGGTAATCGCCCCGACTATCATGCAGACAATTGCAGCGGCCAGACGATACTTGTATTTCAGAACGTAATTTTTCAATAGCCGCCCATAAAGAGCCATAGAACTGCTCCGGTTCTTGGTGACTTGGGCCTCGGTTGATTGCGGCATTGAATCTTTCACATTTACTCTCCTGACAGGTCATATTACCCGCCAAACCTGAACAGAGACTTATCATTCACCTTGGCTCTGCAATAGAGCTTTTATCTATGTTACGGCGTATAAACTTACAATGATGTTCGACAGCAACAGTTTTCACTTATCAGCCTGCCTCCAACCGCGTCACCAAATCTCATGAAGATTGACAGCCAATTAAAAACCAGACACAAGACTGATATGTTTGGCCTGTTTCCAAAAAAAAAGCTGCGTGTAAAACTGCCGGATAACACTCGCGTTATCGCGATCGGCGATATTCATGGTCAGCACAAACGGCTGAGTAAGCTCATGAAGGAGGTCGACCTTTATCGCAAGAAAAACCCCATTGACCATGAAACCATTGTTTTCCTGGGGGATTATGTCGATCGGGGACCGCACTCTGCGAAAATAATCGATTATTTGCGAAAAAGAGCCAAGGCCGCCAAAACAGCTGCCCACACAGAAGTCTTTCTTCAGGGCAATCATGAAGAGCTCATGATAGAAGGTCTGGATGTTGAAGGAACTCGTCATGATCTTTGGTGGCGAAACGGCGGTTTGCAAACCGTGAACAGCTACCTCAAATTTTTAAAAATTGAAGTCCCTGAAGATTTAGGCGCTGAAGAACGATTGAATATCTTCAGAGAGCATTTCCCCAAGAAACATTCAAAATTTGTCCATTCATTGCAAAATATCTATCGGGTTGGGCCGCTGGTTTTCGCTCATGCCGGCATTCGTATGGACAAAGCCCCAGGCAAACAAAAGCAACAGGATCTTAGATGGATTAGAGATCCTTTTCTTTACTGGGAAGGAAAAAACAAGGACTTTCTGGTTGTCCATGGACACAGTATCACACCGTCTTTTAAGCCTGAAATCCATGCCCATCGAGTAGCCCTTGATACCGGAAGCTATAAATTAAAGGGTAAAATTACGGCTGGCATTTTTGAAGGAAACACTGTCCGGTTTGTCAGTAACGGAACCCGAAAAGGATTCAACACAAACAAATTCTCTTAGGAACCTTCCTGCTGTTGCTCATAGCGCCTGACTCTAATGAGAAGGATAGCGCCAAGAACTACCCCCAAGCCAGAACAGACCGCCATCAACAAAAAGCAACTTGCAGGGTTAAATTCATAGAGAGACCCCGCCAACATCGTAAGCAATCCGAAGAAGATCCCCATTGAAAGGCTATCCTGTAAGCCTTGTGCAGACGCTGAAATAGCAGGCGGAACCCGTTTGGCTACATAACCAACAATAGACATGTAAAGAAGTGCAAAAGTTAAGGCGTGAAAAAGTTGTGCGAGTACAAGTAGCGGCAAGGCTGTCACTGTAGCCAGAAGTGTCCACCGGATTACGCCGCCCGCTGCCGCGACAATAATCATGGGCATGGCACCAAAGCGTCCGATCAAACGATCAGAAACACTAAACATAGCAATTTCCGCCAACACACCAACGATCCACAGAAGCGTGATCACTGTGTTGGAATAGCCCAGTGATTTCCAGTAAATCGCGCTAAATCCATAGAGCGAAGCATGCGACGCGAGAAGAAGGCCAACTGTGATCAAAAACAACGGAAAGTTTGGAAGTTTCAGCGGCCTCAAGAGGGGAACTTTTTTGGAGTCAGGTGCTGTGTAGACTTTCGGCACCCAAAAAGAGGCAATAAGAAGAAGAACCGATGCAAATATCATCATGGCGTAAATAGCGTCTAATCCGAATTTATCAGCTAATGCTCCCACCCCAAGTGAACTGACAATAAAACTAACCGACCCCCAGCGCCTTACCTTTCCAAATTCCACTCCGATCAACTGTCCAAGTCGTATGGTCACCCCATCTGACAAAGGCACACCTGTCGACAAGGCAGCACCAGCTAGCCCCCAAACAACAGCATAAAGCACCCAACCCTCAACAAACGGGAGAATAGCGAGCCCTATCAAAACCATTGAGGATAATGAGATTAAGACCCGCCGCCGATCACCGACCAGGTCAGCTACAGAAGACGCTATGGGGACCACCGCAACTTTCAACCAATAGGCTACACCTAAAACAATCCCCACATATTCCAGAGAAATCTGCCCTTCCAACCACCTCGGCCAGATAGGTATGGCAATACCATACACTGCAAAAAAAGAGGCATAGTAACCTGTCAGCCTTAACGAGGCATTTTTGCTTGAATAATTGATCTGGTTCATCGATCCACCTGCCGGAAGGATCCATAGCCTATCGGGTTTTAAACTCACCATCCAGTGATATTCGCTACACAAAACCATATTTACATTCTTTGGAATATATATACATTCCAAAGAATATTTATGGAGGAAAATGCGATGAATAGACGTAACTTTCTGAGAACAATTGGGGGAACCGGCCTCGTTTTAGCAGCTACAGCAGGTGGCCTAAGTCAATGCGATCAAATGCCCACTGAAGCAATTCAAGGCTGGAATGGTCCCGTTAATTCAATAACAGATAGGGAGTGGTTACTTTCATACGCCCTTCTGGCACCCAATCCACATAATATGCAGGCGTGGATCGCCGATTTGAGGGTTGAGGATCAAATAATACTTTTTGCGGACAAAGATCGATTACTACCTGACACAGATCCTTTTTCACGTCAGGTCATGATTGGTCAGGGGACCTTCTTAGAACTTTTGAGTATCGCTGCATCAGCGAGGGGATATCAAGCCAATGTGCACCTTTTCCCAGAAGGCACTCCCGATGAGATGGAACTCGACATCTCAACGGTACCTATTGCCCGAATTGAGCTCGTCAAGAATGAGAATATAGCAGCAGACCCTCTCTTTTCTGCCATTTTGCACAGGCGCTCCAACAAAGAAGGATATAGAGAGTTAGCTTTATCGGAAGATCACAAAGCCGAACTTCTGAAGTTACCTTTGTCAGGTGATCACTCAGTTCAAATCTATCACGACAAGGATGAGGTGGAAGAACTGCGTACCTTTGCAAAACAAGCCATGCTGCTGGAAATTGAGACACCTCGAACCTTAAAGGAAAGTGTTGATAGAACCCGAATTGGGGCTGACGCAATCGTTAAATACCGAGATGGAATTGACCTAAATGGCCCAATGTTTTGGTGGCTTTCTCGTTTCGACTTAATGTCCAAAGAAAAAGCCATGACACCCGGCACACTAGCCTATCAGGGCGGGATAGATTATGCCCTTGGCTGGGTGAATAAGACTTACAGCATGGGAATCCTATCTAGCCCAACAAACAGTCGAGAAGATCAAATCATTGCAGGTCGCAATTATGTCCGGCTTAACCTACTCGCCACATCAATAGGTGTTGCTATGCATCCTGTTAGCCAAATTTTGCAGGAATACCCCGAAATGCAGACTCTACAATCCGATTTTTATTCCCATCTGGGTGTGAGGGCTCCTGAAACAATTCAAATGTTTTTCAGAATTGGATATCAGTCCAAACCAAGTCCTTCCCCTCGCCGACCTCTGCAAGATATAGTTAGGGCATGACAAAGAACCACAAACCAGACATTCCCATTGAATTCCGGATTATTAACTGGATAGGCATTATTGACCAGCTGACGGGAACAAAAGCCCGTCAGTTGCTCAATGGCACAGATGTACCGCCGCCCCAATTTGCGCTTCTCAATCATTTCAGCCATCGCCCCGAAGAGGGTAAGACTGTCATGCAGGTTGCGACCGCCATGCAACAACCCCAACCAGGGATCACAAAAACGATATCCAAGTTGGTGAGGAAAGGTTTTTTAGAAGAGCATAAAAACCCAAGAGATGGCCGTTCAAAAATTCTATTGCTAACAGCAGCGGGCATAAAAGCGCATCAGATTGCCCGGGAAAAACTGATCTCTGGCTCAGGTGATGTCTTTAAAGGTTGGAGCGAAAATGAAAAAAACACTCTTTTTCAGCTCCTGGATCGACTTAAAATCCATCTCGACAATAATCGGTAATCAGCTTATTTCGGCATCATAAAATTCAGTGGTGTCTTATCCAGAGAAATCGTCACAGGGGTAACCATTTCCAGATCACCATCCCGCTGACAATTCAGATTAGGCTGAGAACTTAAGGTCACATCCTCCCCGGTGCTAAAGGTAATCACAGAATTTAGGCTAGACAGACGATTGGCTGCCAATGCCAATCCATAAATCAAGCCATTCCACAAACCCTTTTTTGTCAGTACCAAAACTTGCAAATCTCGAGTTCTGAGATCTGCTCTTGGGAAAACAGTAAATGGTCCCCCATATTTTCGGGCTCTGGAGACAACAACCGTTGAGCCTTCATAAACTGTGTCATTTGACCGAACACTCACAGCAAGGTTTTTGAATTGATGACGTATACGAAAAGCAGCGAATAAATAGGAAGCCGCACCCCATTTACGCTTCTGCACTGGATCTAGCGCTTGGACCGCGAGGGAATCATACCCGCAGCCAATCATCAGAAGGAATCTGCGCCCTTGGATTAGGCCGGGCCAGATTTTTGTAGTCTGCCCTTGCGTCAAAGCTGCCACAATTTTGCGCGGGTTCGTTCCAACTCCAATTTCGCAAGCAAACACATTGGCGGTTCCAAGCGGAATGAGACCTAACGGTTTCTCACTGCCTTGCAATCCTTGTGCGACCTCTCCAAGCGTTCCGTCACCACCAGCAGCGACAACGACTGTGATTTCATCATCCCTGGCTGCTTGCTGGGCGAGTTCCGTCGCATGTCCAGCTCTTTCCGTTTGAGAAAGAGTAAGCTCGACACCCGCTGCCTCCAGCATTTTCAGAATTTTCCAAAACCGGCGTTCATGGCTACGACCGGCCGTTGGATTATAGATAACGAGAAATCTGTTTCGACCTGTCACCCGACTGACTTTCATTCGCAACAAAAATTTAATTTGAAGGACATCCATCTGTCCCATGACCTTGGAAGAATCGTCCCAGAACTTAATGACTGATTTTGTTCACCCCGGTGACAGTTCCATTAAACGGGACCAGAGTAAAGCAGATGAATGCGCAAGCAACCCCTCTAAAATATCGCTCCATATGGATCTCCGACATTCATCTGGGGACACCAGGTTGCAAGGCAGAGTTTCTACTCGATTTCCTAAAACACACAAGTTCTAAAAAATTATATCTGGTTGGGGATATCATCGATGGGTGGGCTCTTCAACGAAACTGGTACTGGCCACAAGAACATAATGATGTTGTCCAAAAGATCTTGAGGAAAGCCCGAAAGGGCACAGAAGTTTTCTTCATTCCCGGCAACCATGATGCATTTGTCCGTGAATATGTGGATCATAACTTTGGCGACATTACTGTTGCCCGGGAGATGATCCACAAGACCGCAAATGGGCAACAATATCTCATTTTGCATGGAGATGAATTTGATGTCGTTGTCAAATACGCCAAATGGCTCGCGTTACTCGGGGACTGGGCCTACGGCATCTGTCTGAGGTTGAACGACTTCGTGAATAACGTCAGACAGTGGATGGGTTATCCTTATTGGTCCCTTTCGGCTTTCTTGAAACTGAAAGTCAAAAACGCCGTTCAGTTTATTGCAGACTTTGAGAATGCCCTTGCAGATGTTGCCCGAAAAAAAGGGGTAAACGGTGTTATCTGCGGCCATATTCACCACCCAGAAATTCGGGAAATTGACGGCATAACCTACTGCAATGACGGTGACTGGGTAGAAAGCTGCTCAGCTCTTGTTGAGCATTTCGATGGCAGTCTGGAAATCGTCCGGTGGTTCTCTCCTTACTCAGATTTCACTTCCCTCAAAGGATCCGAAGAATGCGATATGTCATCGTCTCAGACGCTTGGTCGCCTCAAGTCAATGGTGTCGTTCAAACTCTGACACAACTCCGAAATAATCTAGAAAACAAAGGTCATGAAGTGGTCATGATCACTCCTGACCGTTTTAAGACCATTGCCTGCCCGACATATCCCGAAATCAGGCTGTCTTTGTTCTGCTCACGCAAAGTGAAAGATTTGATCGAAAAGAGCAGGCCAAGCGCTATTCATATTGCCACAGAGGGACCTTTAGGACTTGCCGCGCGAAATTATTGTTCAAAAAACAATATCCCGTTTACAACAGCATTCCATACGCTGTTTGCTGAATATGTTTACGCCAGAACCCGACTGCCACTCTCAATTGGCTACGCTTTCCTGCGTTGGTTCCATAAAAATTCCAGCACAATCATGGTCGCCACCCAAACCCTTGAGGACAAGCTTCGCAAAAGAGGGTTCAAAAGGATATCCAGATGGACCCGAGGAATAGACACCAATCTATTTCACCCAAGAGAAAAGCAATTAACCGAATTCAAAAGCCCTATCTTCATGTATGTAGGCCGGGTTGCAGTTGAAAAAAATATACAGGCGTTTCTCTCCTTGGACCTACCCGGAACTAAGGTCGTGGTGGGTGACGGACCACAACGCGCCTCTTTACAATCCAAACATAAGGACGTTGTTTTTGTCGGCGTGAAACGCGGTGAAGAACTTGCATCCTATTACGCATCAGCCGATGTATTTGTTTTTCCAAGCCGAACCGACACGTTTGGACTTGTGCTTCTAGAAGCACTAGCATCAGGAATACCTGTGGCTGCCTATCCGGTAACAGGCCCATTAGATGTGATTGGAAATGCCCCAGTTGGTGTTCTCAGTGAAAATTTACAGTCAGCCGCTTTGCAGGCGCTGGAACTTGATCCTGTTGCCTGTCGAGAATTCGCGATGGAATTTACCTGGGACAAAAGTGTTGAACAGTTCCAGGGCAACCTAGCACATTTTGATACCAACAGAGTTTTTTCGCGTCAGGAACCTGTAGAGGTCTGAACCACTTTGGGCTGCTTTTCTGCATTTCGAAGGTTAATTATGAGGACTCCGAGCAAGGTTACACCACCGCCCACCATAAATCGCCATGTAATGGGCTCTTCAAAAAGGAAAACACCGAAACCAACGCCAAAGAGCGGGGCCAGCAAGCCATATGGCGTTAATACGGATACAGGATACCGCTGAAGTAAGTAGTACCAACTCCCGTGTGCGATAATAGTTGTTGCTACCACCGTAAATAGAAGTGCCGTGACAGGCTCCCAATGAAGAGCGGTAATCTGTTGGATATGATTTTCCTCAAAAATTAGGGAGAAAGACAGCAAAAGCGGAAAGGAAAAAAGAGCGATCCAGCCCTGCATTTGCATGGTTCCTACCCCTGTTGCTTTTCGCATTAGGATAATTCCGCCAGCCATACACATAGCAGCACCTGCAACGAGACCGACACCTTCCAGATAATTGAAAACCACCGGATCAAAACCCAAGATCAAGACGCCAATAAAGGCTAGGAGCAACCCCAAGATCCGTTTCCATCGAATAGTTTCACCCAAGAAAACGACTGCTAAAATAAGAGAAAAAGGAGCAACCAATTGAATGGTAATTGCAACTGCCGACACACCCCCAGCTACATTCAACCCCATATAGAGCAACGTAAAATGCATCACTCCAACCAGCATGGAAATTAGAAAAATGGCCTTCATCCGACCTGCAACCGGCTTTAAAAACGGAATTAGCAGTAATGCGACCAAGATAAACCGCAGCGTGGTAAACATAAGCGGTGAATATTGACCCATAGCCACCTTGGCGGCCACAAAGGAAAAACCCCAGATGACATTTATAATCAACGCAAGGGCAATATGGGGGAGTGACATGAAACGTCCTTTAAAAATTGGAACAGAAGTTCCAAAAACCTTCCTTTTTGATAAATTGCCAGGCACATAATGTCAAAATGTGCTTTTTTATTTTTAATGACGGTGACCTATGATTGAGATCGAGCGTAAATTTCTGGTAGCAAACGACAGCTGGAAACAGGATATCCTTAGCTCTCACAAAATAAGTCAATTCTATCTGTCAGATCTTTCAACAACACCAACTGTTCGTATCCGCCAAAAAGACGACAAAGGGTTCCTCACGCTCAAATACCCGAGTAAGCAGGAAGATGTCTTAGTCAGAGCAGAGTTTGAGTATGAAATTCCAGTTTCTGATGTGACTGCACATAAGCAATTCGCCAAAGGAAGGATTGTTGAGAAAACAAGGCATCTAGTAAGAGGTGCTGAAAACTTAATCTGGGAAATAGATGTCTTTTCATCACCAAATCCAGATCTGGTGCTTGCTGAGATCGAACTAAAAACAGCGGATCAAATTATCCAACTGCCGGATTGGATTGGGCCGGAAGTAACTCATAATCCATCTTATAGCAATATCCGCATGGCTTTTCAAAGTGTCTAGGACTGGCTAATTCGCCACCGCCGCAATGTCACTATTCTTATCTTCCACCAAAGCAACGAGCAAGGGCTCCAGATCAATCGGTTTCGTCAGGAGACTGTCCAGATCTTGTGATACCACTTCAGGTCGATGGCCCTCTAAATCCTCACCGGTCAAACCGACAACTCGGATAGAATTTGTTTTAGGATCTCGCTTGATCCTTCGCGCCACCTCAAGTCCATCCACACCAGGCATATTGATGTCAGTGACAATTGCATCAACCCTTTGTTGATGGACAGCTTGCAGCACTTTCGCTCCATCCTCGACCATTATCACTTCTTTCACTATGGGTGAGAGCATGGCTTTTAATAAAAGCCTGTTGACCAAAACATCGTCTGCGACAACAACAGTCATCAATTTTAAACGCCCATATTTGATGTTTGATTGCATTTCTTTCGAAGGGAAAAAACCTTCGACACTCGCTTCATGAACATCCTCACTGGTTGGTAAGACAACGGTGAACCTGGTTCCTTTTGCCACTTCACTCTGAACTGAGATGGTACCACCCAGTGCCTTCACAAGCATTCTTGTAATGGCAAGTCCTAGACCTGACCCACTTGAATTCTCTCCTCGACGGGTCCTCACGAAGCGATCAAACAATATGTCAAGCTCGTCCGCGTCAATTCCAATACCTGTATCTTCAACAGCTAGTTCAAGCTCCAAACCCGCATCCGCAGGCCGAACCTGGACGGTCACTCGCACCTCACCTTCAAAAGTATATTTTAAAGCATTACCGATCAGATTTATCAGGATCTGCTGGATTTTCTTCCGATCGAGAATAAGCCATGCCGGGACATCTTCTGCAACTTCCAAGCGGACAGGGACAGAACCCTCACGTTCGCCAACCGTGACAATTGAAATCACTTCATCAAGCAGGGGCCGAATTTGCAAGGCGCTACTGTTATCCGCTAGCCTGTTGCTATCCGCACGTTGCAAGTCGAGGTAATCATTTATTAAATCCAAAATGTAATCGCCTGCTTGAGAC contains the following coding sequences:
- a CDS encoding CYTH domain-containing protein, whose amino-acid sequence is MIEIERKFLVANDSWKQDILSSHKISQFYLSDLSTTPTVRIRQKDDKGFLTLKYPSKQEDVLVRAEFEYEIPVSDVTAHKQFAKGRIVEKTRHLVRGAENLIWEIDVFSSPNPDLVLAEIELKTADQIIQLPDWIGPEVTHNPSYSNIRMAFQSV